The genomic region AGGGATAAAACGGCAGATGACGATCTCCGTTTAGAAGCAGCTCAGAAACTTTGTCAGCTTTGCCACCGTTACAACGCTTTATTTATTGTGAACGATCGCGTAGATTTGGCTTTGGCGGTTGATGCGGATGGAGTACATCTGGGACAGCAGGATATGCCTTTAGCCCTAGCGCGACAGTTACTAGGCCCCCATAAACTGATCGGTCGCTCTACTACCAATCCCGATGAAATGCAGCGTGCGATCGCAGAAGGTGCCGACTATATCGGCGTCGGGCCAGTATACGAAACCCCCACAAAGGTGGGCAAAGCAGCTGCTGGATTAGAATACGTCCGCTACGCCGCTCAGAATGCCTCTGTACCCTGGTTTGCCATTGGCGGCATCGAACCGAGCAATTTAAACGATGTACTATCGGCTGGCGCAGAGCGCATCGCCGTGGTTAGAGCCATCATGCAGGCAGAACAGCCAACTTTAGTCACTCAGTATTTCCTTTCTCAGCTAACTCGCCTGCAAACGCTGCGAGCTTTTCAAGCACACCTGCCTCAGTCTCATGTCTAGTCAAATAACTCTGCAAGTAAATGGGGAATCCCGTACCTGCGCCTCCCAAACAAAGCTACCCCATTTGTTAGAGCATCTAGGTTACAATCCCCGCCTAATTGCCGTAGAGTACAACGGCGAAATCCTGCACCGACAGTTTTGGAATC from Argonema galeatum A003/A1 harbors:
- a CDS encoding thiamine phosphate synthase; amino-acid sequence: MGDRHEPYRPFPNLPAQAQPAVCRILDANLDRSREGLRIVEEWCRFGLDSTELAGECKQLRQEIARWHTLELRAFRDTTGDVGTELTHPQEEQRAGIEPLLQANLCRVQEALRVLEEYGKLYQPDMGVAFKQMRYRVYTLESNLLGYQRHQKLIRSYLYLVTSASENLFAIVDAALQGGLTLVQYRDKTADDDLRLEAAQKLCQLCHRYNALFIVNDRVDLALAVDADGVHLGQQDMPLALARQLLGPHKLIGRSTTNPDEMQRAIAEGADYIGVGPVYETPTKVGKAAAGLEYVRYAAQNASVPWFAIGGIEPSNLNDVLSAGAERIAVVRAIMQAEQPTLVTQYFLSQLTRLQTLRAFQAHLPQSHV
- the thiS gene encoding sulfur carrier protein ThiS; this translates as MSSQITLQVNGESRTCASQTKLPHLLEHLGYNPRLIAVEYNGEILHRQFWNQTQVQEGDNIEVVTIVGGG